Below is a genomic region from Flavobacterium ginsengisoli.
ACCAGCGATGTTGATGGTGTAATGAACGGAAATATCGATCCTTTCCTTAAAGCCTATCTAATGATGATGGGACAGAAAGAGGAAGAATAATATCAAGTCTCCAGTTTTTTTTTAGTGTCCAGTTTTCTTTCTCAGTCACAATAAACTTGAAACCTGATACTTTAAACTTTAAAACAAAAAAGTTATGATAAAATGGGCAGATGTAATTCATTTTACAAATAAAGGAAATCCAACTCCAGATAAAAGAGTGGAAAAAACGGAAGAAGAATGGAAACAAATTCTAACTCCGGAAGAATTTCAGGTAACACGTTTAAAAGGAACTGAAAGGTCTTTTAGCTCAGAAATGTGCAGTTTATTTGAACCAGGAATTTACGAATGTAAATGTTGTGGCACTTTGTTATTTGATGCCAGCGAAAAGTTCGAATCTGGAACAGGATGGCCATCTTTTACACAACCTGTAAAAGAAAATGCAGTCGGATACCACGCGGATAGATCTCACGGAATGATCCGTGTTGAAGTAACCTGCAATGTCTGCGATTCGCATTTAGGTCACATTTTTCCTGATGGCCCACCTCCTAGTGGGTTACGTTACTGCATTAACGCAGTTTCTTTATCAAAAATTAAAGAATAAAACATAAAAAAGCGGTTCATTAAAATGAATCGCTTTTTTTAAAACCCTAACTATAAATGATTTAACAAAAAAAATGTAAGCTATAACCTAACAATTAAATTATTTGTTTTCTCCACTTAATTTTCAATTATTACAGACAAAAACCCAAGCCATTATTACTCAATTTATTAAAAAACTATCATTAAATTAATACAGTGAGTGTTAATTTTGTAAAAATCAACACCTTATTTTAAATATTTATTAAGAAATGTAAAAAAATAATTAGGTAATTAAAATCTAATTCATTTTATTTGGCAAAAAATAACCTTTTAGTCGATTAAAATTTGTCAATGAGATCCTATTCAATTCAAGAAATTAGTGAAGTTATTAATGGCGTAATTTACGGCAGTACTTCACAAAGCGTAACTGCTACAGAACAATTAGAAAAAGCAACAACTTCGGAAATCTCATTTATCGGAAATAAAAAATACGAAAAATACTGGTCGACATCTAATGCTTCCATTGCAGTTGTAAACGAAGATATTTCAATAGAGCCTGGAGAGAATCGCGCTTTTATAAAAGTAAAAAATGCCGATTTGGCAATGTCACAAATCCTTGCCCTTTTTGCTCCCCCTGCCCCAATCTTTCATAACAATATTCATAAAACAGCCACTATAGACGAAACCGCTATAATTGGTGAAGGTGCTAAAATTGGTGCTGGTCGCTACATTGGCCCAAAAGTAGAAATTGGCGCTAATACCGTAGTTTATCCTAACGTGACCATTTTAGACGAATGCACAATTGGAAGAAACACGATTATCTGGTCTGGAACTGTTATTCGCGAACGTTGTCATATTGGAAGCGAATGCATCATTCATCCAAACGCCACAATTGGTGCAGATGGTTTTGGATTTCGTCCTTGTACAGAAAAAGGATTGGTAAAGATTCCGCAAATTGGAAATGTTATCATAGGAAATGGAGTTGAAATTGGCGCAAATTCTTGTGTTGACCGAGGAAAATTCAGCTCTACAATTCTGGGAGATGGTTGTAAAATTGACAATTTGGTCCAAATTGGACATAATAGCAAATTAGGTAAATTCTGTATTATGGCCGGAAACAGTGGTTTAGCAGGTTCTGTAACCCTAGGAAACGGAGTTATTATTGGCGGAAGCGCTTCTATAAAAGACCACACTACAATTGGAGATGGTGCAATAATTGGTGCCGGATCTGGCGTTACTGGAGATGTTCCTGCAGGAAAAACAATGCTTGGGTACCCTGCCGTTGAAGCTCGTGATGCTTTAAAACAATGGGCTTTGCTTAAACAAATGGTTTGTATTCCTAAAAAAATAATTCAATTCTATTTATAAAAAAACATCCGCTTTTGCGGATGTTTTTTGTTTTATAAAGCTTCACATTCAAAGCCAATAACTTTCATCAGGAAAATTACTTTTTCGATAATACCATCTTTACATTCAAATCTGAGAATATTATCGCAATCTTCAAGATCAAAATTCCATTTTGAATCTGGAAACAAGCGATTCAGTT
It encodes:
- the msrB gene encoding peptide-methionine (R)-S-oxide reductase MsrB, which produces MIKWADVIHFTNKGNPTPDKRVEKTEEEWKQILTPEEFQVTRLKGTERSFSSEMCSLFEPGIYECKCCGTLLFDASEKFESGTGWPSFTQPVKENAVGYHADRSHGMIRVEVTCNVCDSHLGHIFPDGPPPSGLRYCINAVSLSKIKE
- the lpxD gene encoding UDP-3-O-(3-hydroxymyristoyl)glucosamine N-acyltransferase, which translates into the protein MRSYSIQEISEVINGVIYGSTSQSVTATEQLEKATTSEISFIGNKKYEKYWSTSNASIAVVNEDISIEPGENRAFIKVKNADLAMSQILALFAPPAPIFHNNIHKTATIDETAIIGEGAKIGAGRYIGPKVEIGANTVVYPNVTILDECTIGRNTIIWSGTVIRERCHIGSECIIHPNATIGADGFGFRPCTEKGLVKIPQIGNVIIGNGVEIGANSCVDRGKFSSTILGDGCKIDNLVQIGHNSKLGKFCIMAGNSGLAGSVTLGNGVIIGGSASIKDHTTIGDGAIIGAGSGVTGDVPAGKTMLGYPAVEARDALKQWALLKQMVCIPKKIIQFYL